From the genome of bacterium:
TCGGTGAGTTCGCCTCGCTGCTGGGGGTGCTGGCGGAACACCGGATCGTCGGATGCGACCTCGTTGAGGTCAGCCCGCCCTGCGATCCGTCGGGGCGAACCTCAATCCTGGCTGCCTGGCTGCTGCGCGAGATGCTGCTGGCGTTCGTGCGTCCGGGAGGGACACGCGCACGGGGTGGAACTGCACTTCGGGCATCCTGAGGCGTAGCGCTCCGCGGCTTGAGCCGCGTCCACGCCGCAAAGCGAGGCCACGGTCACGGTCCAGGCAAGCACGTCGCCGATCTCCTCTTCGAGCCGCCTGGGATCGCCTTCGCGCAGGGCACGGGCAAGCTCGCCAACCTCCTCGACCAACCACCGGAAGGTCGCGTCCACGCCGCG
Proteins encoded in this window:
- a CDS encoding MazG nucleotide pyrophosphohydrolase domain-containing protein, which encodes MKLREFQNRIEAHYGERDRSRGVDATFRWLVEEVGELARALREGDPRRLEEEIGDVLAWTVTVASLCGVDAAQAAERYASGCPKCSSTPCACPSRTHERQQHLAQQPGSQD